ATTTAGAAACCGACGCTCACGTTCAATGTTTGTTTTAGTTTTAGCAGTTCCATCTGAAGTTTTTATCTCAGACGAAAGCCAAAGTGATTCATCATTTTTTATTAACTCAACAACCGGTACCTTCATACTGTAAAGCATGAACTTCTTACCGAGATAGACATTAACAACAATAAAATCATCTGATTTATCACGATGGTAACGTAAATCTATATAAATGATGAGCTTTGAAAAAACATAAAGCACTACAATCTGGGCTGCTAACGCCGCTAAGCCGTATTCCATAACTGTCTCCTTATAGCATCATTCGGATATATTTTTAACTTTAATTAAGTAAATATGTATTTTGGATTCGCTCTTAGTCACACACTAAAGTCTTAAAAAAAAACAGCCCCTAGGGCTGTTCAGTTAGTAGATCGGCTAATGGTGGCAACTCTGCCAACGATTTTAATCCAAAACATTGCAAGAAGTCTTCAGTTGTTCCATATAGTATTGGTCTGCCAATTGTTTCTTTACGGCCAAGTTCTTTTACTAAGCCACGATCAATAAGCGTAGCAAGCGGCTTATCTACTTTAACCCCGCGAATAGCTTCGATTTCCTGCTTGGTTATCGGCTGTTTAAAGGCAATAACTGCAACCGTTTCCATAGCAGCAGTCGATAGCTTAGTTTCACGAACATTGGCCAACCTTTCAATGATCTCAGCTAATTCCGGTTTAGTGCATAATTGGAATCCCCCAGCAACTTCAACAATGGTAAGACCGCGATTATTATCTGTCAAATCCTCATTCAGCTGGGCAATCAGCAGCTTAACATTGTCTTCCTCTATTTCAAGCACTTGTGCTATTTTAGCAAGCGGCAAAGGTACTCCGCTGGCAAAGAGCAAGGCTTCAACATGCCCTTTCAAATGGGAATAAAACACTATGTATACTCCTCTCTAAGCATTAGATAAATCGGTCCGAACTGCATTTGCTGCGTTATTGCGATTCGTCGTAATTTCATTAATTCAAGAATAGCTAAAAAAGATGCAATCATTTCTGAGCGCGTACCTGACCGAATAATTGTTTCGGTGAATTTCAACTGCCCGTTATGTTTTATTAGCAAAGATATAATATCATTCATCTTATCCTGAACGCTAACTTCATCATGCTCAACTAAGGCAAAGTTAACCTTCTCATCAGTCAAGAGGGATGCCAGTGCCGATATAAGGTCATGAATTGTTAGCCCGCTTGGCAATAACACCCGTTCAGTGATTTCCTGCGGTAACCTAGTGTAATAGCGTTGGCGTTGGGATCCCATACCGTCTAAAATGCTAGCAAGCTGCTTGAATTTACGATATTCCAATAATCTTTCAATTAGTTCTTGTCGTGGGTCGCTTTCTTCTTCACTATTGTCCGCTATATGTTCCGGGCGAGGTAGCAAAAGCCGTGATTTTATCTGTAGTAAACTGGCGGCCATTACTAAAAACTCACTAGCAATCTCAATATTAAACTCTTCCAATGCCTTTAGATATAACATATATTGTTCAGTAACTTTAGCTATCGGAATATCGTGAATATCTAATTCAGCTTTTTCAATAAGATGCATTAATAAGGCCATTGGCCCCTCAAAAACTTCTAGTTTAATCTTATAATCGTCCATTTTATGGTAAATTCATTACTTGGCGAACTTCTTCCATAGTTGCCGCAGCTACTTTCCGTGCTCGTTCAGCACCATACACAAGAATTTCTCTAACACGGGCCGGATTTGCCTCCAATTCGCTGCGCCGGGCATGAATATCCGATAAGGAATCTACCATTTTTTCAGCTAAGCATTTTTTACAGTCGACACAGCCGATATTAGCATTGCCGCAGTTTTTAGCCAGTTCGCCAATCTGGTCGTTATTGAATATCTTATGGAATGAATAAACTGTGCATACATTAGGATTACCGGGATCGGACTTCTTCACACGCTGTGGATCGGTAACCATCAGCCGCACCCGAGCTCTAAGCTCGTCAGGGCTTGCAGCAAACGGAATTTCATTACCGTATGATTTACTCATCTTGCGACCGTCTATCCCCGGAAGCACCGAAGCTTTGCCTAAAAAGGCCTTGGGCTCAGGAAATACCGGCTTATACATATTGTTGAACCGTCGCACAATTTCGCGTGATAACTCCAGATGAGGTATTTGATCTTCACCGACTGGCACAGTATCAGCCTTATACAATATTATGTCAGCTGTCATTAACTCTGGATAACCTAAAAATCCGTATGTATTAATATCTTTGCCTTGCGAACCTAATTGCGAAATCTTATCCTTATAGGTTGGGACTCTTTCCAACCAAGATAATGGCGTCATCATTGATAATAACAAGTGTAGTTCGGCATGCTCTTTTACATGTGACTGAATAAAAATCACGTTTTTCTCAGGATCTAAACCAGCGCTAAGCCAGTCAAGTGCCATATTATGAATGTTTTCAGTTAACTTACTGGTATCTTCAAAACTTGAAGTAAGGGCATGCCAGTCTACTATACTGAAAAAACACTCGTACTCATTTTGTAATTTGACCCAGTTTTCCAGCGCTCCTAAATAATTCCCTAAATGAAATTTACCCGAAGGTTGCATCCCGCTAAAAATCCGGCCCTTTGTCATTTAAATTCCCCCTACTATATAAAAATGTGAATTACAGTGCGAATAATAATGTCAAGCAATGAAGTAATCGGATAAATAATGGTGCCTATAATACCAAGATAGATGAGTCCGATTAGTATAAAAGTGCCATAAGGTTCTATACGATCAAATATCTCACTATACCGTGCCGGCAATAAACTGGATAAGATCTTCGAACCATCTAGCGGCGGAACAGGCACTAAGTTAAATATTGCGAAGATAAGATTATAGACATATGTCAAGCGCAGAATAGCATATACCCAGCTACTTAACATCTGCATTTCTCCCAAGATCGCCATGAGCAGTGCAACTATAAAGGCCATAAGAATATTGGATCCAGGACCAGCGAACGATACTAGTATCATACCTTTACGCCATTCACGAAAATTATTAGGATTAATCGGTACTGGCTTAGCCCACCCGAACTGCACAAGCCATAACATTAGAAGTCCAATGGGATCTAAATGCGAAATTGGATTTAAGGTTAGACGTCCCAAAAACTTTGGCGTAGGATCGCCCATCCAGACTGCTGCCCGAGCATGAGCATATTCGTGTATTGTTAATGCAATGAGTAAGGCCGGAATACGAAAAATCATATCCTGATCGAAGCCAAACATTAGTTTCCTCACGTAGTCGTATTTGTCCACTCCAAGGCAAAGGCAAAATATAACTGTTCATTATTATAACTGAAAACCGGCTTTAACGCAAAATAGAAGACCAATGCCTGGTCTTCCTTATTATTTCAAGCTCAACTATGTTTTATATTTTTTTCCTTTTGGTAAAACATCTTTATTTACCAAGTCTAGATAACTTTCGCGCTTAACAACCTCATCTGCGCTTCCGTTTTGATTCCAAGAAGCGCTTGACCATTTGCGATGGCCATTCCAAATTTAGAGTCGATCATACCGGTTTTAATATAATGATGAGTAAGAGCATCAATACCCGGTGAAACTCTTAATAATATTTTTTGTTTAACCTTTTTCTCTTGTGTTAAATTGTTAAGCAAATCGAGTTCGTAAAAATTATCAACAACAATACAACCGATCCTTGCCTCCAGAGCCAGTTCAATTTCGCTATACGTTTTATTATTGCCATGAAAGTTAATACGGTCAACAGGATAAATCAACACTAAGCGCAGAATATAGTTCGCCTCCCGAAACAACATCTAGCCCCATGTCTTCCTCCTCAATTAATTTACACACAGCCGCTGTAGAAAACACTTTACATGCATAAATCACTTCAAATTTTGGATAGTATTTTTTAAAAGAATCTACATACGCCTTACAGTTTGGCGAATTTTGTTTTCATCCATTACATACAGAGGAGTGCCAAATACTTTTACTAGCTCAGTGGCGTCGCATCCCCCGATTTCTAAATGCCCAAGAGCATTTACCTTCATTATACCTTGCATCATATTTAAATACCCCTTTCAAAAAAGCACTAGTTAACCCAAGTAACATCAGTTACGTCGGACGCGAAGCAATATATAATCCGAATATTAACCATCTAAAGAAATAGTAATCTCCTGACATTTCTATATAATTTTATTTAACTTTATTGAATTATAACGTGATCGGCCTGTTAAATGCCTACATTGTTGCTTTTATAAGCCCCGAATAAATTGTAATCAGCCTACAAAAAATAAAAGAAAAAGGAGGGGTATTATTGCAAAAATTCACTAAGAATTTAAAAGTTATAAACTGTATAATAACGGTTGCTGTTATCTCTTTTCTACTCGTCGGCTGCGGCATGATGACCCCAGCCCAAAAGCCTGATGTTGGTCCTGCTGGCAAACCTGTAGAGTCTAAACCAAATCCCCCGCTGCTTGAGAGATTTTACTCGCCACCGCCTGAGCTCTACGATCTTGAAGCAACTGCCGGTGTCTTATTTGAGGGTATCAATAAAGAAAACTGGGAACAAGCAGAGGCCGGATTTAATAATTTACAAACCATATGGGTAAATGCCAAACCGCTAGTTGGCGATAAAAAAGGTGTTAAAGAAGCAGATAAGGCCCTTCAAGAATTATCAACAGCTATTGCCGATAAGAAAATTACTAACTCTTACGAAAACCTCAACCAGTTTATGGGCAGCATTGGAGACATTGCTAAATCGTATAAACTCTCACCACTTTCAAGTATAATTGGCGTTAGCAATGCGGTAAGAAATGTTAACTTCTATGTTGAAGACAAGGATTGGCCGAAGGCAGCGTCTAAAGTTAAAGAACTGGAAGGTATCTGGGGCAATGCTAAACCTACTATGGAGCAAGTAGGTATATTAGATGAAGTAACAAGAACCCATTCTTTGATAAAACAAATGAAAGATGCCGTAAATGCCGAAAATAAAGGTGCCATTGAAGAGCATACCGCTAATATTAACGAAAGCCTTGGCTATATTCGCAACTTCTTCCGCGAAAAATAAAGATTAAATAATACAAGGGGCTATCTCATCGAGACAGCCCCTTGTATTAATTTAATCTTTATCGCCCTTATTTTTATTTTTATCTTTGCCTTTAGTAGTCTCAATTCTATCTTGGTCTTGCGGCTTTAATACTGCTGGCCGTAGCACTTTATCAGGAATTGGCAACCGGAATAAAACGTCTTTGAGCGCCGTAAAATTAAAGGGTAAGATAGGCCACAAATAGGAAACACCGAAGGATTTAGTAAAGAGCATTGCTACCAAAATTCCTCCCAAGGCTAATAAAAAGCCTGGCAGCTTGAATAGAAATACAGCAACAACTAGGATTAGGCGAAAAAATCGCATAGCCATGGCAAATTCCATACTTGGTGTAGCAAATGAGCCCACGGCTGCTACCGCTGTATAAAAAATTACCTCATTTCCGAATAGCCCCACTTGTGTAGCAAAATCCCCTAGCATAAAAGCTCCGATAAAACCAAGTGCGGTAGCTTGCGGTGAAGGAACATGAACTGTAGCCATCCTTACAATTTCTACTCCTATTTCCGCTAAGATAAACTGTATCCCTATTGGCAGAGCACCAGCCTCACGCGGTCCTAAGAAAGCAAGCGGTTCTGGCAGAAGCTGCGGCTGTAATGCGAATGCAAGCCATAGTGGCGGCAAAATTAGCGATAATAATACGGCAAACAACCTTACCATACGAAGATAAGAACCTATAACCACATTTTGTCTAAACTCTTCTGCATGTTGTACATGATGGAAGAAGGTTGTTGGTAAAATCATAATATTCGGCGACGTATCCACAATTAGACAGACATGACCTTCTAAAAGGTGAACTGCCGCAACGTCCGGTCGTTCGGTATATCGGACTTTAGGCAAAGGATTCCACTTACTGCCTTTAACTACGTATTCCTCTATAGTCCGTTCAGCCATAGGTATACCATCAATACTGATATTATTGAGCCGTTCTTTTATAGTGTCTACTAACTCAAGATTTGTAATATCTTTAATGTAACAAACTGCTATATCAGCTCGTGACCGTGAACCAACTTTAACGATTTCAAATCTGAGATTTGGATCACGTAGCCGCCGGCGTATCAATGCGGTATTAAAGACAATTGTCTCAACAAATGAATCGCGCGACCCGCGCGTTACTTTCTCGATATTTGACTCAGATGGCGACCTACTCGGATATGCCCTGGCATCAAGAACTAAGACTTGGCTTTCTCCTTCAACAAAGAATAGCATTTCACCAGACAATAAACTTGTTAGGGCATCATTCATATTGTCAATAAGTTTTACCTGCGAATGAGTTGCTCTTGAATAATACAGCTTTTGAAACAAGTTGAGTGATAACTCCTCTTGATTAAACGCTACCATCTCTTCAAAAACGTTACTAATTAAAATGTCATTGACCATGCCATTGATTGAAAATGAAGCTGCACGTTTGCGTCCGACCTTATATTCACGAAAAACGACGTCAAAGCTTTCAC
The Veillonellaceae bacterium genome window above contains:
- the scpB gene encoding SMC-Scp complex subunit ScpB — encoded protein: MFYSHLKGHVEALLFASGVPLPLAKIAQVLEIEEDNVKLLIAQLNEDLTDNNRGLTIVEVAGGFQLCTKPELAEIIERLANVRETKLSTAAMETVAVIAFKQPITKQEIEAIRGVKVDKPLATLIDRGLVKELGRKETIGRPILYGTTEDFLQCFGLKSLAELPPLADLLTEQP
- a CDS encoding segregation/condensation protein A, giving the protein MDDYKIKLEVFEGPMALLMHLIEKAELDIHDIPIAKVTEQYMLYLKALEEFNIEIASEFLVMAASLLQIKSRLLLPRPEHIADNSEEESDPRQELIERLLEYRKFKQLASILDGMGSQRQRYYTRLPQEITERVLLPSGLTIHDLISALASLLTDEKVNFALVEHDEVSVQDKMNDIISLLIKHNGQLKFTETIIRSGTRSEMIASFLAILELMKLRRIAITQQMQFGPIYLMLREEYT
- the trpS gene encoding tryptophan--tRNA ligase, producing the protein MTKGRIFSGMQPSGKFHLGNYLGALENWVKLQNEYECFFSIVDWHALTSSFEDTSKLTENIHNMALDWLSAGLDPEKNVIFIQSHVKEHAELHLLLSMMTPLSWLERVPTYKDKISQLGSQGKDINTYGFLGYPELMTADIILYKADTVPVGEDQIPHLELSREIVRRFNNMYKPVFPEPKAFLGKASVLPGIDGRKMSKSYGNEIPFAASPDELRARVRLMVTDPQRVKKSDPGNPNVCTVYSFHKIFNNDQIGELAKNCGNANIGCVDCKKCLAEKMVDSLSDIHARRSELEANPARVREILVYGAERARKVAAATMEEVRQVMNLP
- a CDS encoding site-2 protease family protein, whose protein sequence is MFGFDQDMIFRIPALLIALTIHEYAHARAAVWMGDPTPKFLGRLTLNPISHLDPIGLLMLWLVQFGWAKPVPINPNNFREWRKGMILVSFAGPGSNILMAFIVALLMAILGEMQMLSSWVYAILRLTYVYNLIFAIFNLVPVPPLDGSKILSSLLPARYSEIFDRIEPYGTFILIGLIYLGIIGTIIYPITSLLDIIIRTVIHIFI
- a CDS encoding spore germination protein, yielding MVIERKIDKDIDVNINYVKDLVGVGESFDVVFREYKVGRKRAASFSINGMVNDILISNVFEEMVAFNQEELSLNLFQKLYYSRATHSQVKLIDNMNDALTSLLSGEMLFFVEGESQVLVLDARAYPSRSPSESNIEKVTRGSRDSFVETIVFNTALIRRRLRDPNLRFEIVKVGSRSRADIAVCYIKDITNLELVDTIKERLNNISIDGIPMAERTIEEYVVKGSKWNPLPKVRYTERPDVAAVHLLEGHVCLIVDTSPNIMILPTTFFHHVQHAEEFRQNVVIGSYLRMVRLFAVLLSLILPPLWLAFALQPQLLPEPLAFLGPREAGALPIGIQFILAEIGVEIVRMATVHVPSPQATALGFIGAFMLGDFATQVGLFGNEVIFYTAVAAVGSFATPSMEFAMAMRFFRLILVVAVFLFKLPGFLLALGGILVAMLFTKSFGVSYLWPILPFNFTALKDVLFRLPIPDKVLRPAVLKPQDQDRIETTKGKDKNKNKGDKD